One genomic segment of Paenibacillus durus includes these proteins:
- a CDS encoding NTP transferase domain-containing protein: protein MKVAGIYLAAGQSSRMGTSKVSLRLSQDVALGSVALSELERCGLEPLVVVVRANDKLEWLPPESGVLGSRRTETCLTAHLGLSFSLRCGLNAVLPAEPDAVVVALADQPFITAGLVGRLIETFRCSPALDYVASNGNGTVMPPALFSKTLFPALQQLDGDRGAAGIFRSPDYKGAVIEGESPLFFMDADTEGDFIEVRREWMLRSGRNRDSADI from the coding sequence TTGAAAGTAGCCGGAATTTACCTGGCGGCGGGGCAGAGCAGCCGGATGGGCACCTCCAAGGTTTCTTTGAGGCTGTCGCAGGACGTGGCGCTTGGGAGCGTCGCGCTCAGTGAACTGGAACGCTGCGGCCTTGAACCGCTGGTCGTAGTTGTGAGGGCTAACGACAAGCTGGAGTGGCTTCCGCCCGAGAGCGGAGTGCTGGGATCAAGACGAACGGAGACTTGCCTAACCGCACACCTAGGACTGTCTTTCTCCCTCCGCTGCGGCTTGAATGCGGTGCTGCCAGCCGAACCGGATGCGGTGGTGGTCGCGCTTGCCGATCAGCCGTTCATTACAGCAGGGCTGGTCGGCCGCCTGATTGAAACCTTCCGGTGCTCGCCGGCTCTGGATTATGTCGCTTCCAATGGCAACGGAACGGTCATGCCGCCGGCTCTGTTCTCCAAAACGTTGTTTCCGGCGCTCCAGCAGCTCGATGGCGACCGCGGCGCGGCAGGCATATTCCGTTCCCCGGACTATAAAGGCGCGGTAATTGAAGGGGAGTCTCCCTTATTCTTCATGGATGCTGATACGGAAGGGGATTTCATAGAAGTTCGCCGGGAGTGGATGCTTAGAAGCGGCCGGAATCGAGACTCTGCCGATATATAA
- a CDS encoding BMP family ABC transporter substrate-binding protein, producing MKQRGRAFKLSFMLLFVLAIVLAGCGGNNNTGGNAGASSEPAATATATAGDSAGASAKPSGEKPKVAFVYIGPPGDGGYTYQHDQGRKAMEAELGIKADAIENIPEGPDAERIITELAQSHDIVFTTSFGYMEQTLSVAKKFPNVKFDHASGFKTAENMGNYFGKNYQASYLTGIAAGKMTKKNHLGYVGAFPISEVIYNLNAFTLGAQSVNPDIKVDVVWTNTWYDPTTERQAAISLLDKGADVLLAYQDSPATIQAAAERGAFAGGNDSDMKKYAPDNYLTNPVWNWGPYYTKTVKSVMDGTWKNEQYSGDMADGMIDLAPFGNKVPEDVQKLVADAKAKIISGELNVFTGPISDNQGNEKVPAGKSLTLEEVLGMNWLAKGVVGTLPK from the coding sequence ATGAAACAAAGGGGTCGGGCATTCAAATTGAGTTTCATGCTGCTGTTTGTGCTTGCGATTGTGCTTGCAGGCTGCGGCGGCAACAACAATACGGGAGGAAACGCAGGAGCGTCCTCGGAGCCGGCGGCAACCGCCACGGCGACGGCGGGAGATTCGGCGGGTGCGTCCGCGAAGCCGTCAGGAGAGAAGCCCAAGGTGGCGTTCGTATACATCGGGCCTCCAGGCGATGGTGGTTATACTTACCAGCATGATCAAGGGCGCAAAGCAATGGAAGCGGAACTCGGCATTAAGGCCGATGCTATAGAGAACATTCCTGAGGGCCCTGATGCTGAGCGCATCATTACCGAGCTGGCGCAAAGCCATGACATCGTATTTACGACAAGCTTCGGCTATATGGAACAGACGCTCAGCGTAGCGAAGAAATTCCCGAACGTCAAGTTCGATCATGCTTCCGGTTTTAAGACCGCCGAGAACATGGGCAACTACTTCGGAAAGAACTATCAAGCGAGTTATCTGACGGGTATTGCAGCAGGCAAAATGACCAAGAAAAATCATCTTGGCTATGTCGGCGCTTTCCCGATCAGCGAAGTTATCTACAACCTTAATGCGTTTACGCTTGGCGCACAAAGTGTAAACCCGGACATTAAAGTCGACGTCGTATGGACAAACACTTGGTATGATCCGACGACGGAGCGCCAGGCTGCAATCAGCTTGCTGGACAAAGGCGCCGACGTGCTGCTCGCATACCAGGATTCCCCTGCTACGATCCAGGCGGCTGCTGAGCGCGGCGCATTCGCTGGCGGCAACGACTCCGACATGAAGAAATACGCGCCTGACAATTATTTGACGAACCCGGTATGGAACTGGGGACCGTACTACACGAAGACCGTAAAATCGGTTATGGACGGAACCTGGAAGAACGAGCAGTATTCCGGCGACATGGCTGACGGCATGATTGATCTGGCTCCTTTCGGCAACAAGGTTCCCGAGGATGTGCAGAAGCTTGTGGCCGATGCCAAGGCGAAGATCATCAGCGGTGAATTGAATGTCTTCACGGGTCCGATCAGCGATAACCAGGGCAATGAGAAAGTTCCGGCAGGAAAGAGTCTTACACTTGAAGAAGTGCTGGGCATGAACTGGCTGGCCAAGGGCGTAGTTGGAACGCTTCCTAAATAA
- a CDS encoding ABC transporter ATP-binding protein, translating into MQEYSVEMRGIVKRFGSVTASDQVDFSANAGEIHALLGENGAGKSTVMSMLSGVYRADEGEILIHGKSAKIRSPKDAAMLGVGMVFQNFRLVQTLTAAENIVLGEKSSFWRGRNWIKNKHKEIEELAERFGLKFPVDRPIWQLSVGEQQRVEIVKTLYRGADIIILDEPTSVLTPGEVEGLFSTLRRMKQEGKTVIMTTHKMKEVMASSDRISVMRKGKMIATLVTKDTDERELARLMVGREVVIERQEREATEGEELLNVTNLSVHADHGRKALDSLSLSVRKGEIVGVAGVAGNGQKELAEVLTGLRTWREGEIIFDGSPVKTASVRGAIDSGISHVPENRMKSGLAGKLGSVDNLLFKSYRSEEHSKLGILKAAKNRAWSEELVRKFDVKTPELDTPVQHLSGGNQQKLLFAREVTHRPKLMVAVHPTQGLDVGATAGVHELLMELRASGSGVLLISEDLDELLQLSDRILVIYNGAIIGEETHEMADRENIGLMMAGIRSREESMV; encoded by the coding sequence ATGCAGGAATATTCGGTAGAAATGCGCGGGATTGTCAAACGGTTCGGTTCGGTAACCGCGAGCGACCAAGTCGATTTTTCGGCAAACGCGGGCGAGATACACGCGCTGCTTGGTGAGAACGGGGCGGGAAAAAGCACCGTCATGAGCATGCTGTCGGGCGTGTATAGGGCGGATGAAGGAGAGATTCTGATTCACGGCAAATCTGCCAAGATTCGTTCTCCCAAAGATGCGGCTATGCTCGGCGTCGGCATGGTATTTCAGAACTTCAGACTGGTGCAGACCTTGACGGCAGCGGAAAATATCGTGCTTGGCGAAAAGTCGTCTTTCTGGCGCGGGAGAAACTGGATTAAAAACAAACATAAAGAAATTGAGGAGTTGGCGGAACGCTTCGGACTAAAATTTCCGGTGGACCGTCCCATATGGCAGCTTTCCGTCGGGGAGCAGCAGCGGGTGGAGATCGTCAAGACGCTCTATCGCGGCGCCGACATTATCATTCTGGATGAACCGACTTCGGTGCTTACGCCGGGTGAGGTAGAAGGGCTGTTCAGCACACTGCGCCGGATGAAGCAGGAAGGAAAGACGGTTATCATGACCACGCATAAAATGAAGGAAGTCATGGCGTCTTCGGACCGCATTTCGGTCATGCGCAAGGGTAAAATGATTGCTACGCTGGTTACCAAAGATACCGATGAGCGCGAGCTTGCCCGGCTGATGGTCGGCAGAGAAGTGGTTATTGAGCGTCAGGAGCGCGAAGCTACGGAGGGCGAAGAACTGCTTAACGTTACAAACTTAAGCGTCCATGCCGATCATGGCCGCAAGGCTCTGGACAGTCTGTCCCTGAGCGTGCGAAAGGGCGAAATCGTCGGTGTAGCCGGAGTGGCGGGCAACGGCCAGAAGGAATTGGCTGAAGTTCTGACCGGTCTTCGGACGTGGAGAGAAGGCGAAATTATCTTTGACGGAAGTCCCGTCAAGACAGCTTCGGTTCGCGGAGCGATTGACTCGGGCATCTCTCATGTACCGGAAAACCGTATGAAGAGCGGCTTGGCCGGAAAGCTCGGGTCTGTCGATAATTTGCTGTTCAAATCGTACCGTTCCGAGGAGCATTCGAAATTAGGCATCCTGAAAGCGGCCAAGAACCGTGCATGGTCCGAGGAGCTTGTTCGTAAATTTGATGTGAAGACGCCGGAACTGGATACGCCTGTCCAGCATCTGTCCGGCGGCAACCAGCAAAAGCTGTTATTCGCGCGGGAAGTTACCCACCGTCCGAAGTTGATGGTGGCTGTTCATCCGACGCAGGGCCTTGATGTCGGCGCGACAGCGGGGGTGCATGAGCTGCTTATGGAGCTCCGCGCTTCCGGGAGCGGTGTGCTGCTCATTTCAGAGGATCTGGATGAGCTCTTGCAGCTGTCGGATCGGATACTGGTCATTTATAACGGAGCAATTATTGGTGAGGAGACCCATGAGATGGCGGACAGAGAAAACATCGGCCTTATGATGGCGGGCATCCGGAGCAGAGAGGAGAGCATGGTATGA
- a CDS encoding ABC transporter permease, whose protein sequence is MPWRLEFDSSRIRTPWWTPILSVALALVLCAIFIYANGMSPLTVYSKMVKGAFGTSYGITETLVKAIPLLLCGLGIAVAYRISVWNIGAEGQLIVGAIAATAVTIYFPNLSGFWSILLMLIFGVAAGALWGLLTAIPKTHFGVNELITSLMLNYVALLALDYVTFGPWKDPQGFNMPGSPVFTDAQSLPVLGATRLHIGLIFALVAVVIYYLMIRFTRWGYELRLIGANPNAARYAGIHINRHIIIVMLISGGLAGLAGMAEVSGVSHKLMQGISPGYGYTAIIVAWLAKLNPLGLVVTSVLFGGLIVGGFSVQTIGLPSSISEMLQGAILFFLIAGDMVTRFRIRRGA, encoded by the coding sequence ATGCCCTGGCGGCTGGAATTTGATTCATCCCGTATCCGTACGCCGTGGTGGACACCGATCTTATCGGTGGCGCTTGCACTCGTGCTGTGCGCGATTTTTATCTATGCCAACGGCATGAGTCCCTTAACTGTCTACTCCAAAATGGTTAAGGGAGCCTTTGGAACCTCATACGGCATCACCGAAACGCTCGTCAAAGCTATTCCGCTGCTGCTGTGCGGACTCGGCATCGCCGTGGCCTACCGGATATCGGTCTGGAATATCGGAGCCGAGGGCCAGTTGATTGTTGGCGCGATAGCCGCAACTGCCGTAACGATCTATTTTCCGAATCTGTCGGGATTCTGGTCGATTCTGTTGATGCTGATCTTCGGCGTTGCCGCCGGCGCTCTCTGGGGGCTGCTTACGGCTATTCCGAAGACGCATTTCGGGGTGAACGAGCTGATTACTTCGCTAATGCTCAATTATGTAGCGCTGCTGGCCCTTGATTACGTCACGTTCGGACCATGGAAAGATCCTCAAGGCTTCAACATGCCGGGCTCGCCGGTATTTACCGACGCGCAATCGCTGCCTGTACTCGGAGCAACCCGGCTGCATATCGGCCTGATCTTTGCGCTGGTCGCGGTTGTCATTTACTATCTGATGATCCGTTTTACCCGCTGGGGCTACGAGCTGCGGCTGATCGGAGCGAATCCGAACGCGGCCCGTTACGCCGGAATTCACATCAATCGCCATATTATCATTGTTATGCTGATCAGCGGAGGACTTGCAGGTCTTGCCGGTATGGCCGAGGTATCGGGAGTAAGCCACAAGCTGATGCAGGGCATTTCGCCGGGCTACGGGTACACCGCCATTATCGTGGCTTGGCTTGCCAAGCTGAATCCGCTCGGGCTTGTTGTCACTTCGGTGCTGTTCGGCGGATTGATTGTCGGCGGTTTTAGCGTACAGACCATAGGTCTGCCGTCGTCCATTTCGGAAATGCTGCAGGGCGCGATCCTGTTTTTCCTGATTGCCGGCGATATGGTCACCCGCTTCCGCATTCGCCGGGGAGCGTAG
- a CDS encoding ABC transporter permease: MDFVTQLLIAAITAGTPLLLATLGGILNERAGIIQLGAEGLMLMGAVTTCIVFIRTENLGAALLASVGVTAALGLVHAFLSITLRANQTMSGLAMTLFGSGFSAYLGKSISGNPLPGILPRLHLDFLKPVPVIGDIFGNLDVLTWLSFVLVIVLHLLIHRTSWGLHLRAVGDSPATADVMGVHVRLIRYGYVTVGAMLIGLAGADMVLTVAPTWNEGLTAGRGWIAVGLVIFARWNPVRALLCAYFFGALDSLGFRMQLLGSAIPPYFLKMIPYVVTILVLMYLGYRNRNKPSGTPESLGVPYIREQRF, translated from the coding sequence ATGGATTTTGTCACACAGTTATTAATCGCCGCCATTACTGCGGGCACGCCGCTGCTCCTGGCGACGCTTGGAGGCATATTGAACGAACGCGCCGGCATTATTCAGTTGGGAGCCGAGGGCCTGATGCTGATGGGGGCGGTCACAACCTGCATTGTGTTTATTCGTACCGAAAATCTCGGGGCGGCGCTGCTCGCGTCAGTTGGAGTAACGGCGGCGCTCGGCTTGGTCCATGCCTTCCTAAGTATCACGCTCCGTGCCAACCAGACGATGTCGGGTCTTGCGATGACACTGTTTGGCAGCGGCTTTAGCGCTTATCTCGGCAAGTCGATCAGCGGCAACCCGCTGCCCGGCATATTGCCGAGACTGCATCTTGACTTTCTGAAGCCGGTTCCGGTGATCGGCGATATTTTTGGAAATCTGGATGTTCTGACCTGGTTAAGCTTTGTGCTTGTCATTGTGCTGCATTTGCTCATTCACCGCACTTCATGGGGTCTGCATCTGCGGGCCGTGGGAGACAGTCCGGCCACCGCGGATGTCATGGGCGTTCATGTCCGGCTGATCCGTTACGGCTACGTTACCGTCGGCGCCATGCTGATCGGGCTTGCAGGAGCGGATATGGTTCTGACCGTCGCCCCTACTTGGAACGAAGGGCTGACAGCGGGCAGAGGCTGGATCGCGGTTGGTCTCGTTATTTTTGCCAGATGGAATCCGGTAAGGGCGCTGCTGTGCGCCTACTTCTTCGGAGCGCTCGATTCGCTAGGCTTCCGGATGCAGCTGCTTGGCAGCGCCATTCCGCCGTATTTCCTGAAAATGATTCCTTATGTGGTAACCATTCTTGTCCTCATGTATTTGGGGTACCGCAACCGCAACAAGCCTTCCGGTACGCCGGAATCGCTGGGTGTCCCGTACATCCGCGAGCAGCGGTTCTAG
- a CDS encoding 2Fe-2S iron-sulfur cluster-binding protein gives MRVEAALSGNICRCTGYGGIMRAVNKAIEKE, from the coding sequence ATGAGGGTGGAAGCGGCGCTTTCCGGCAATATATGCCGATGCACAGGGTATGGCGGCATTATGCGGGCCGTAAACAAAGCAATTGAAAAGGAGTAG
- the uraD gene encoding 2-oxo-4-hydroxy-4-carboxy-5-ureidoimidazoline decarboxylase, with the protein MSKEEFVATLGGIFEHSPWVAESAYASRPFGSVGELHEAMAEAARIAGREKTLSLLRAHPDLATRLQVTPLSAAEQKGAGLDRLTPEEFELLNDLNKKYTDKFQFPFILAVRGKNKDDIIESVSERVNLSPEEEWNRALFEIGKITKFRLEDLLAE; encoded by the coding sequence ATGAGTAAGGAAGAGTTTGTGGCGACGCTTGGCGGAATTTTTGAGCATTCGCCATGGGTTGCGGAATCGGCCTACGCTTCCCGTCCCTTCGGATCGGTTGGCGAGCTGCACGAAGCGATGGCGGAGGCTGCCCGAATCGCAGGGCGGGAGAAGACTTTGTCGCTGCTGCGGGCGCATCCCGATCTGGCGACGAGGCTCCAGGTAACACCGCTGTCAGCGGCCGAGCAGAAAGGGGCAGGACTTGACCGTCTGACCCCGGAGGAATTTGAATTGTTAAACGACCTGAACAAGAAATACACGGACAAATTCCAGTTTCCATTCATACTGGCTGTCCGTGGTAAAAATAAAGACGACATCATCGAATCCGTCAGCGAGCGGGTAAACCTATCACCTGAGGAAGAATGGAACCGAGCCTTATTCGAAATCGGCAAAATTACGAAGTTTCGTTTGGAGGATCTCCTGGCGGAGTAA